A genome region from Clostridium pasteurianum includes the following:
- a CDS encoding ribonuclease Z — protein MVDVCLLGCGGSLPTPERNLTSLLIAYNGKKVLIDCGEGTQVSMKKLGWGFKDVDVICFTHYHADHVMGITGLLLTIANSGRTTPLTIVGPEGLSKVIKGLTVVSPWLPYEIDLIELDMDFREDPWNKIFQIEDMEIFALPVYHSIECLAYSVRINRKRKFDINKAKENNVPIKIWNELQKGNIVKYEGKKYDPEMVLGENRRGIKITYCTDTRPVDDLYKFAYKSDLFICEGMYGEDDKKDKAEEKRHMIFSEAAKIAKIAEVSELWLTHFSPALSEPNKYLQNAKIIFENSYVGFDRKTKTINFEE, from the coding sequence ATGGTAGATGTTTGTCTTTTAGGTTGTGGAGGAAGTCTTCCAACACCAGAAAGAAATTTAACCTCTCTTTTAATAGCTTACAATGGAAAAAAAGTTTTAATAGATTGTGGTGAGGGTACACAGGTATCTATGAAGAAGTTAGGCTGGGGTTTCAAAGATGTAGATGTAATATGTTTTACGCATTATCATGCAGATCATGTTATGGGGATTACTGGACTTTTACTTACCATAGCAAATTCAGGCAGGACAACACCGTTAACTATAGTAGGTCCTGAGGGATTGAGTAAGGTTATTAAAGGGCTTACTGTGGTATCACCATGGTTACCTTATGAAATTGATTTAATTGAACTAGATATGGATTTTAGGGAAGACCCTTGGAATAAAATTTTTCAAATTGAGGATATGGAAATTTTTGCACTGCCAGTGTACCACAGTATAGAGTGTCTTGCATATTCTGTACGTATAAATAGAAAGAGAAAGTTTGATATTAATAAAGCAAAAGAAAATAATGTTCCAATTAAAATATGGAATGAGCTTCAAAAAGGAAATATTGTCAAATATGAAGGAAAAAAATATGACCCTGAAATGGTTCTTGGAGAAAATAGAAGAGGAATTAAAATAACATATTGTACGGATACAAGACCTGTAGATGATTTATATAAATTTGCATATAAGTCTGATTTATTTATATGTGAAGGAATGTATGGTGAAGACGATAAAAAGGATAAAGCAGAAGAAAAAAGACATATGATTTTTTCAGAAGCTGCAAAGATTGCTAAAATTGCTGAGGTTAGTGAATTATGGCTTACACATTTTAGTCCAGCATTAAGTGAACCAAATAAGTATTTACAAAATGCAAAGATCATTTTTGAAAATTCTTATGTGGGCTTTGATAGAAAAACTAAAACTATTAATTTTGAAGAGTAA
- a CDS encoding fructose-bisphosphatase class III → MILEDNIKNEEIKKDLKYLTLLSKQYPTINEASTEIINLQAILNLPKGTEHFLSDVHGEYEQFIHVLKNASGVIRRKIDDIFGNRLMQSEKRSLATLIYYPEQKLDMILKQEKNIEDWYKITLYRLVEVCRNVSSKYTRSKVRKALPKEFAYIIEELLHEEPHGVDKQAYYEEIIKTIISIDRSKEFITAISKLIQRLVIDRLHIIGDIFDRGPRADIIMDKLEEYHAVDIQWGNHDMLWMGAASGSSVCMANVIRISARYANLSTIEDGYGINLLPLATFAMEYYENDNCKRFSPKIESDKNYTVKEIELIGKMHKAIAIIQFKLEGEIIKRHPEFKMAHRMLLDDIDFDKETINLYGKEYKLNDAYFPTIDKNNPYKLTDAEKELVEKLVSSFVNSEKLNRHVRFLFSHGSLYLEFNSNLLYHGCIPLNEDGSFKEVTIQDKKYKGKELLDKLDMLAREGFFYDENVKANKYAEDMIWYLWTGPFSPLFGKEKMTTFERYFINDKSTHIEKKDPYYHYRDDEKICIDILKEFGLDPETSHIINGHVPVESKNGENPIKANGKLIVIDGGFSKAYHKKTGIAGYTLIYNSFGLQLVSHELFESTEKSIKDETDILSSTVIFEKVAKRKSVGDTDIGTELKKELHELNLLLLAYKRGIIKEFVKK, encoded by the coding sequence ATGATATTAGAAGACAATATTAAAAATGAAGAGATAAAAAAGGATTTAAAGTATCTAACTCTTTTATCAAAACAGTATCCAACAATTAATGAAGCATCTACTGAAATAATAAATTTGCAGGCTATTTTAAACTTGCCCAAAGGAACGGAACATTTTTTATCAGATGTCCACGGTGAATATGAACAATTTATACACGTGCTTAAAAATGCCTCAGGTGTTATAAGAAGGAAAATAGATGATATATTTGGAAATAGACTTATGCAGAGCGAAAAGAGAAGCCTTGCAACTTTAATTTATTATCCAGAACAAAAATTGGATATGATTTTAAAGCAGGAAAAAAATATTGAAGATTGGTATAAGATAACACTTTACAGACTTGTAGAGGTTTGTAGAAATGTTTCATCTAAATATACTAGGTCTAAGGTAAGAAAAGCACTTCCTAAGGAGTTCGCTTACATAATTGAAGAACTTCTTCATGAGGAGCCTCACGGAGTTGATAAACAAGCTTACTATGAGGAAATAATAAAGACTATAATAAGCATAGATAGGTCTAAAGAATTTATAACTGCTATATCTAAGCTTATACAGCGCCTAGTAATAGATAGGCTGCACATAATAGGTGATATATTCGATAGAGGACCAAGAGCTGATATTATAATGGATAAATTAGAAGAGTATCATGCTGTTGATATTCAGTGGGGAAACCATGACATGTTATGGATGGGAGCAGCTTCCGGATCATCAGTATGTATGGCAAATGTAATTAGAATTTCTGCAAGGTATGCAAATTTATCTACTATAGAAGATGGATACGGAATTAATCTTCTTCCTCTAGCTACTTTTGCTATGGAGTATTATGAGAATGATAATTGCAAGAGATTCTCTCCTAAAATAGAATCTGATAAAAACTATACAGTTAAGGAAATAGAATTAATTGGTAAAATGCATAAAGCCATTGCTATAATACAATTTAAACTTGAAGGGGAGATAATAAAAAGACACCCTGAATTTAAAATGGCTCACAGAATGCTTTTAGATGATATTGATTTTGATAAGGAAACCATAAATCTATATGGTAAAGAGTACAAATTAAATGATGCATATTTCCCAACTATAGATAAAAATAATCCATATAAATTGACAGATGCAGAAAAGGAATTGGTTGAAAAATTAGTGTCATCTTTTGTTAATAGTGAGAAATTAAATAGACATGTGCGTTTTTTGTTTTCACACGGAAGTCTTTATTTAGAGTTTAATTCTAATCTTCTTTACCATGGATGTATACCATTAAATGAAGATGGTAGTTTTAAAGAAGTTACTATACAAGACAAAAAATATAAAGGTAAGGAACTTCTGGATAAGCTTGACATGTTAGCTAGAGAAGGTTTTTTCTATGATGAAAATGTAAAAGCTAATAAATATGCAGAGGATATGATATGGTATCTTTGGACAGGACCGTTTTCACCACTATTTGGAAAAGAGAAAATGACTACTTTTGAAAGATACTTTATTAATGATAAAAGTACTCATATTGAGAAAAAAGATCCATATTACCATTATAGAGATGATGAAAAAATATGTATTGATATCTTAAAGGAATTTGGACTTGACCCAGAAACGTCACATATTATAAATGGTCATGTACCTGTGGAAAGTAAAAATGGTGAAAATCCCATAAAAGCTAATGGAAAATTAATAGTTATTGATGGAGGCTTTTCAAAAGCATATCATAAGAAAACTGGAATTGCCGGATATACACTTATATATAATTCTTTTGGACTCCAATTGGTATCTCACGAACTATTTGAATCCACAGAAAAATCTATTAAAGATGAGACGGATATATTATCGTCAACGGTTATATTTGAAAAAGTTGCTAAACGTAAAAGTGTAGGGGACACGGATATAGGAACTGAATTGAAAAAGGAGCTTCATGAACTTAATCTTTTACTTTTAGCTTATAAGAGAGGAATTATAAAAGAGTTTGTAAAAAAATAA
- a CDS encoding AAA family ATPase → MKKYLILVASPPACGKSYVSGELAKKLDNPVYLDKDTVIPLSKMVFKAGNAPYNRDSKFFKEYVRDAEYVATIDFALESLLYNDHVIVNAPFSKEYRSKDYINSLKEKLKKYDAELVPVWVRCDIEVCHQRMIKRNSDRDTWKLNNWDEYVRGQNYSIPDLEGLFIINNSSTEEFQADLQKLLKVL, encoded by the coding sequence ATGAAAAAATACTTAATACTAGTTGCTTCTCCACCAGCTTGTGGTAAATCATATGTTTCTGGCGAATTAGCAAAAAAATTAGACAATCCTGTATACCTAGATAAAGATACTGTAATTCCTCTATCCAAAATGGTTTTCAAAGCTGGTAATGCGCCATACAATAGAGATTCTAAATTTTTCAAAGAATATGTTAGAGATGCTGAATATGTAGCTACAATTGACTTTGCTCTTGAAAGCCTCCTTTATAACGACCACGTAATTGTAAATGCACCTTTCTCTAAAGAATATAGGAGTAAAGACTATATAAATTCTTTGAAAGAAAAATTAAAAAAGTATGATGCAGAATTAGTACCTGTTTGGGTAAGATGTGATATAGAAGTATGTCATCAAAGAATGATAAAGAGAAATTCGGATAGAGATACATGGAAGCTAAATAATTGGGATGAATATGTTAGAGGTCAAAATTATTCTATTCCTGATTTAGAAGGGCTTTTTATTATAAATAACTCGTCTACTGAAGAATTTCAAGCTGATCTTCAGAAATTATTAAAGGTTTTATAG
- a CDS encoding YjdF family protein has translation MNIVLTVFFEDPFWVGLFERSCKGKYEAAKVVFGAEPKDYEVYEFILKRFKSVKFSDPIKEENSIRKKINPKRLQRKIKKEVSGTVGTKAQNAIKLDMENKKVARKASIKLKKKEYDELRFNLKRQKKKLKRKGH, from the coding sequence ATGAATATTGTTTTAACGGTGTTTTTTGAAGATCCTTTTTGGGTTGGGCTATTTGAAAGAAGCTGTAAAGGTAAATATGAGGCTGCTAAAGTGGTTTTTGGAGCTGAACCAAAGGATTATGAAGTTTATGAATTTATATTAAAAAGATTTAAAAGTGTTAAGTTTAGTGATCCGATTAAAGAGGAAAATAGTATTAGGAAAAAAATAAATCCTAAAAGACTTCAAAGGAAGATAAAAAAAGAAGTTTCAGGTACTGTTGGTACTAAGGCTCAAAATGCTATTAAATTAGACATGGAAAATAAAAAAGTAGCTAGAAAAGCATCTATAAAGTTAAAGAAAAAAGAATATGATGAACTAAGATTTAATTTAAAGCGGCAGAAGAAAAAATTAAAAAGAAAAGGGCATTAA
- a CDS encoding 4-hydroxybutyrate dehydrogenase: MKLISLAPKIYKFNKFSEFAKEFEVGEGDFILTSESLYKRSLQKLNLETQFLFREKYGRGEPSDEMIDSIVANIKNIKDIKRIIAIGGGTIVDIGKILALKSTGKSMDLFEKKVPMVKERELILIPTTCGTGSEVTNVSIAEIKSKHTKMGLAVDEIYADYAVFIPEFVKTLPYKFFVTSSIDALIHSVESYVSPKANYFTQLFSVEAMKLILNGYKEIVKNGEDYRTEIIDDFIIGSNYAGIAFGNAGVGAVHALSYPLGGVYHVPHGEANYQFFTEVFNTYNRLNPDGEIKKLNAILGDILGTDNTVCIYEELSKLLDKLLSRKPLKEYGMKEEEIEQFTDSVIEGQQRLLVNNYVPLTRDEIKEIYERLY; the protein is encoded by the coding sequence ATGAAATTAATAAGCTTAGCACCTAAAATATATAAATTTAATAAGTTCTCTGAGTTCGCAAAAGAATTTGAAGTAGGAGAGGGAGATTTTATACTTACAAGTGAATCGTTATATAAACGTTCTCTTCAAAAACTAAATTTAGAGACACAGTTTTTATTTCGTGAGAAATATGGACGTGGCGAGCCATCTGATGAAATGATAGATTCTATTGTAGCTAATATAAAAAACATAAAGGATATAAAAAGAATAATAGCTATTGGTGGAGGAACTATTGTAGATATAGGAAAGATTTTAGCTTTAAAGAGCACAGGAAAATCTATGGATTTATTTGAGAAAAAGGTTCCAATGGTTAAGGAAAGGGAACTTATTTTGATTCCTACTACATGTGGTACTGGAAGTGAAGTAACAAATGTATCTATAGCAGAAATAAAGTCCAAACATACAAAAATGGGACTTGCAGTTGATGAGATTTATGCAGATTATGCAGTGTTTATTCCCGAATTTGTAAAAACGCTTCCGTATAAATTTTTTGTCACAAGTTCAATAGATGCCCTTATACATTCAGTTGAATCATATGTTTCACCTAAAGCTAATTATTTTACGCAGCTGTTTAGTGTTGAGGCTATGAAGTTAATACTTAATGGATATAAAGAGATAGTTAAAAATGGCGAGGACTATAGGACTGAGATTATTGATGATTTTATAATTGGAAGTAATTATGCAGGAATAGCTTTTGGAAATGCTGGAGTTGGAGCTGTACATGCACTTTCTTACCCTCTCGGAGGAGTATATCATGTTCCTCATGGTGAAGCAAACTATCAATTCTTTACAGAAGTTTTTAATACATACAATAGATTAAATCCGGACGGAGAAATAAAAAAATTAAATGCAATTTTAGGAGATATATTAGGTACAGATAATACAGTATGTATATACGAGGAATTATCTAAGCTGCTTGATAAACTTCTTTCAAGAAAGCCACTCAAGGAGTATGGAATGAAAGAAGAGGAAATTGAGCAATTTACAGATAGTGTTATAGAAGGACAGCAGAGACTTCTTGTTAATAATTATGTTCCTTTAACACGTGATGAGATTAAGGAAATTTATGAAAGACTTTATTAA
- a CDS encoding GHKL domain-containing protein yields MKIEPIDLSAILNNTLDNAIEACETIKNNNIHKFISIKSYDRNSYLIIAISNSTEKGVRYVKNSIVSTKKDKMNHGICIYNIQDCCEEV; encoded by the coding sequence ATGAAAATTGAACCTATTGATTTAAGTGCTATTTTGAACAATACTCTAGATAATGCTATTGAAGCGTGCGAAACAATAAAAAACAATAATATACATAAGTTTATATCTATTAAATCCTATGATAGGAATTCCTATTTAATAATTGCAATTTCAAATAGTACAGAAAAAGGAGTTAGATATGTTAAAAATAGCATTGTGAGCACTAAAAAAGATAAAATGAATCATGGTATATGTATTTATAATATACAGGACTGCTGTGAAGAAGTATAA
- the crcB gene encoding fluoride efflux transporter CrcB: MKKYIVIGLGGALGAILRYVIKNINIPQYREVIPINTLAINLSGAFILALILTTACGVAHFNENIKLGIATGFLGAYTTFSTMCKETAVLINKGFYFSAVSYIGISAIFGLFFAYFGDTIAKEKICTLVNDDDKEEEAS, encoded by the coding sequence ATGAAAAAATATATTGTAATAGGTCTTGGTGGAGCATTAGGAGCCATTTTAAGATATGTAATCAAGAATATAAACATACCTCAATATAGAGAGGTGATTCCAATAAATACTCTTGCAATAAATTTAAGTGGTGCATTTATTTTGGCTCTAATTTTGACTACTGCTTGCGGAGTTGCACATTTTAATGAAAATATAAAATTAGGAATCGCAACAGGCTTCTTAGGGGCGTATACTACGTTTTCTACTATGTGTAAGGAAACCGCTGTACTCATTAATAAAGGTTTCTATTTTTCAGCAGTATCATATATTGGAATATCGGCTATATTTGGATTGTTTTTTGCTTATTTTGGAGATACTATAGCAAAAGAAAAGATATGCACTCTAGTTAATGATGATGATAAAGAAGAGGAAGCATCTTAA
- a CDS encoding HAMP domain-containing methyl-accepting chemotaxis protein — protein sequence MNFVKNLKVRTKLIISFASVVLLMLIIGLVSINALGEVPNSSNAMFSSRIIIILVSVGIIVSIFLTVALSKDIHSELRRILHFAEAISNFDLSNSYIVDRHDEFGHVKAALIKSQENLKEMVEQVLKESEVVSSASEELAATVEEVTSRAENINDSTDKIISSVDTTSAASQEINASVEEVNSSVNELSSKSIDGSNNSNKSKEKAQKIQEDSKKAIEKSGLIYEEKKKELLEVIEKGKIVDSITMVAETISSIAEQTNLLALNASIEAARAGENGKGFAVVANEVGKLAEESSQSVENIKSMIAKVNEAFKLATKASNDMLYFLEKDVNPQFKSFGEMADQYYEDSQFVSGMSEEIASMSEEITATVEQVSEATQSMAEGAQNTAEYTSGIKSAINDTTKAIEQAAEAAQSQAQSAEHLNAVVSKFKL from the coding sequence GTGAATTTTGTAAAAAATTTAAAGGTAAGAACAAAACTGATCATTTCTTTTGCATCGGTTGTATTACTTATGCTTATAATAGGACTTGTTTCTATCAATGCATTAGGTGAGGTACCCAATAGCTCTAATGCAATGTTTTCATCTAGGATTATTATTATACTTGTTTCAGTTGGAATTATCGTATCTATATTTTTAACAGTTGCCCTATCTAAGGATATTCATTCAGAATTAAGAAGAATATTACATTTTGCAGAGGCAATTTCAAATTTTGATTTATCAAATTCGTATATTGTTGATAGACATGATGAATTTGGACATGTTAAGGCAGCACTTATAAAATCACAGGAAAATTTAAAGGAAATGGTAGAACAGGTACTAAAAGAATCTGAAGTTGTAAGTTCAGCAAGTGAAGAGCTTGCGGCAACAGTAGAAGAGGTTACATCTAGGGCAGAAAACATTAATGATTCTACAGATAAAATAATTTCAAGTGTAGATACTACTAGTGCTGCCAGTCAGGAAATAAATGCTTCAGTTGAAGAAGTTAATTCTAGTGTAAATGAGCTTTCAAGTAAATCAATAGATGGAAGTAATAACTCTAATAAATCTAAAGAAAAGGCTCAAAAGATACAAGAAGACAGTAAAAAGGCAATTGAAAAATCTGGGTTAATATATGAAGAAAAGAAAAAAGAACTTTTAGAAGTCATAGAGAAAGGCAAAATTGTTGATAGCATAACAATGGTAGCAGAAACGATTTCTAGTATAGCAGAACAAACTAATTTATTGGCATTAAATGCTTCTATAGAAGCAGCTAGAGCAGGTGAAAATGGTAAAGGATTTGCGGTAGTTGCAAATGAAGTTGGAAAACTTGCTGAAGAGTCATCACAATCTGTAGAGAATATAAAAAGTATGATAGCCAAAGTAAATGAAGCTTTTAAATTAGCTACTAAGGCAAGTAATGATATGTTGTATTTTTTGGAAAAGGATGTAAACCCTCAATTTAAAAGTTTTGGAGAAATGGCAGATCAATATTATGAAGATTCCCAATTTGTAAGTGGTATGTCAGAGGAAATAGCTTCAATGTCGGAAGAGATAACTGCTACTGTTGAGCAAGTAAGTGAAGCTACTCAGAGTATGGCAGAGGGTGCACAGAATACTGCGGAATATACCAGTGGAATAAAATCAGCAATAAATGACACTACAAAAGCAATTGAACAGGCGGCTGAAGCGGCACAAAGTCAGGCTCAAAGTGCTGAGCATTTGAATGCTGTTGTATCGAAATTCAAATTATAA
- a CDS encoding helix-turn-helix domain-containing protein, whose protein sequence is MNIDYSIIGDRIKKSRKQKNYTQENLSEYLGVSTVYVSKIERGKTKINLETLMKICNFLHITPSFLLTGCASYSKDYLQNEIADMLRTCSPSEIKLITNIIKLIVDFKKK, encoded by the coding sequence ATGAATATAGATTATTCTATTATCGGCGATCGGATAAAAAAATCCCGAAAGCAAAAAAATTATACTCAAGAAAACCTTTCAGAATATTTAGGGGTTTCAACCGTTTACGTAAGCAAGATAGAGAGAGGCAAAACCAAAATCAACTTAGAAACTTTAATGAAAATTTGCAACTTCCTTCATATCACGCCTTCATTCCTTTTAACTGGTTGTGCCTCTTATTCTAAAGATTATTTGCAAAACGAAATAGCAGATATGCTTAGAACATGCTCTCCAAGTGAAATCAAATTAATAACAAATATAATAAAGTTAATAGTTGATTTTAAAAAAAAATAA
- a CDS encoding epoxyqueuosine reductase QueH, with the protein MKLKINYQKKLDEIINEIVEQQKVPSLLLHSCCAPCSSYVIEYLSNYFKITVFYYNPNIYPEVEYRKRVEEEKRFISEFKTKYEVNFIEGKYDDKRFYEEVKGLENEKEGGRRCFKCYKLRLLETAKLAKDKNFDYFTTTLSISPYKNAQKLNEIGEIIENQYDVKYLYSDFKKKNGYKRSIELSGEYNLYRQNYCGCIFSQREQSDKK; encoded by the coding sequence ATAAAATTGAAGATAAATTATCAGAAAAAGCTTGATGAAATAATTAATGAAATTGTAGAGCAGCAGAAAGTGCCATCACTATTACTTCACAGCTGTTGTGCTCCGTGTAGTAGTTATGTTATAGAATACTTGTCAAATTATTTTAAAATAACAGTATTTTATTATAATCCAAATATATATCCTGAAGTTGAATATAGAAAAAGGGTAGAGGAAGAAAAAAGATTTATATCGGAGTTTAAAACTAAATATGAAGTGAATTTTATAGAAGGAAAATATGATGATAAAAGATTCTATGAAGAGGTTAAAGGACTTGAAAATGAAAAAGAAGGCGGCAGGCGGTGTTTTAAGTGTTATAAATTAAGACTTTTAGAAACAGCAAAGCTTGCAAAAGATAAAAATTTTGATTATTTTACTACTACACTATCCATAAGCCCATATAAAAATGCTCAGAAGTTAAATGAAATAGGAGAAATTATTGAAAATCAGTATGATGTTAAGTATCTTTATTCTGACTTTAAAAAGAAAAATGGATATAAGCGTTCCATTGAGCTCTCTGGAGAATATAATTTATACAGGCAGAATTACTGTGGATGTATATTTTCTCAAAGAGAACAAAGTGATAAAAAATAA
- the crcB gene encoding fluoride efflux transporter CrcB, whose product MNFLLLGVGGAFGSITRYRIGIIVSSKTNSRFPWGTFIINITGAFLLGVVTSLNVDKNLSLLLADGFLGAYTTFSTFMYEGFNLFEDRKKLNAFVYILSSLILGVLAFYFGNAVLKF is encoded by the coding sequence ATGAATTTTCTTTTATTGGGCGTTGGCGGTGCCTTTGGAAGTATTACAAGGTACAGAATAGGAATTATAGTTTCAAGTAAGACAAACTCTAGATTTCCATGGGGTACATTTATTATTAATATAACAGGAGCATTTTTACTTGGTGTAGTAACTTCGTTAAATGTAGATAAAAATTTATCTCTATTATTAGCGGATGGTTTTTTAGGAGCATATACTACATTTTCAACTTTTATGTATGAGGGGTTTAATTTGTTTGAAGATAGAAAAAAATTGAATGCATTCGTCTATATTTTATCATCTTTAATACTTGGGGTTCTAGCTTTCTATTTTGGAAACGCAGTACTTAAGTTTTAG
- a CDS encoding SDR family oxidoreductase, with amino-acid sequence MNFPESFPKQHQNHQPGYEYEMSPAPVYYNEAYNKTKSLLKGKVAIVTGGDSGIGRAVSISYAHEGADVVIVYYDEHQDAEDTKRIIDGLGRKCTLMSGDIGNVNFCNYVVENTIKKHKKIDILVNNAGVQYPCNSIKDISDEQFDRTFKTNVYGTFYMTRAAVNSMESGASIINTSSVVAFKGNETLIDYSMTKGAILTLTKSLSTSLAKSGIRVNAVAPGPIWTPLISASFDENRVSEFGSNVPIKRAGQPVECVGAYIFLASELSSYVTGQTIHVNGGEIVS; translated from the coding sequence ATGAATTTTCCAGAATCTTTTCCAAAGCAGCACCAAAACCATCAACCTGGGTATGAATATGAGATGAGTCCAGCACCGGTTTATTATAATGAGGCATACAATAAAACAAAATCACTTCTAAAAGGCAAGGTAGCCATTGTTACAGGTGGTGATAGTGGTATAGGAAGAGCTGTCTCTATCAGCTATGCACATGAAGGAGCGGATGTAGTAATTGTATATTATGATGAGCATCAAGATGCTGAAGATACTAAGAGAATCATAGATGGTTTAGGTAGAAAATGTACACTTATGTCTGGCGATATAGGTAATGTTAATTTTTGTAATTATGTGGTGGAGAATACAATTAAAAAGCATAAGAAGATAGACATTTTGGTAAATAATGCAGGAGTACAATATCCATGTAACAGCATAAAGGATATATCAGATGAACAGTTTGATAGAACCTTTAAAACAAATGTATATGGTACATTTTATATGACAAGAGCCGCCGTGAATAGTATGGAGTCGGGGGCAAGCATAATAAATACATCATCTGTTGTGGCTTTTAAAGGAAATGAAACACTTATTGATTATTCGATGACTAAAGGGGCAATTTTGACGCTTACAAAATCTTTATCAACTTCACTAGCCAAATCAGGAATAAGAGTAAATGCAGTGGCACCTGGACCAATTTGGACACCACTTATATCTGCATCATTTGACGAAAATAGAGTTTCTGAGTTTGGATCTAATGTTCCAATTAAGAGAGCAGGGCAGCCAGTAGAATGTGTGGGTGCATACATATTTTTAGCATCTGAACTCTCTTCATATGTAACAGGGCAGACAATTCATGTAAATGGCGGAGAAATAGTAAGCTGA